The Hyphomicrobiales bacterium DNA segment GGCGCGCGCGGCAGTTAACGAGAGCGTGGTCGCGTGGCGCGCCGTTGCGGCCGAGCAGCCCGCAAACCTGCAAGCGAAGGACATGCTCGAGCGGCTGCTCCTGGCACAGGCCGTCGGCGGGATCCTGCAGGCGATCGGGAAGCGTGTGGAGCACTTGACGAAGGAGGATGCAGCAATGGCGATCACATCCGAGCAGATGGCTAAGGACCTGCGTGTCATGAACGAGGCGGTGTCGCGGACAAGTGACCTGCTCGACGGACAGACCAAGCAGCAGTTTCGCGAGACGTCGGCGCGCTACCTGGAGACGCTCGCGAACAGGATCGACCTGCAGCGGGCACAAGAGCGCGGCGTGGAGCAACTCAGCCGAACCGAGGTCGAGGCGATCGTCGGCGAGAACGCGGACAGGCTCGTGGCCCGCGCGCAGGAGGTCAGCGCGCAGGAGCGGCGCGAGGCCGCCGCGGCCGAGCGCATCGCCGACCGCGCTCTCGATGCCGAGCGGCGACAGGAGGCGAACGCAGCCATGGATCCGACATCGCAGCGAGAGCTCCGCGCCGAGAGGGCGATCGTCACCGGGTCGCAACAGTCGGCCGCGAGGGAAGCCCGCGAAGCCGCCGCCGCTGCGGACGCGGCGCGCATGATCGCCGAGCACCCCGGCCAGACCATCCCCAACGCCTTGGTGCAGACCGATGCGCTCGCGAAGCTTCGGGCGGAGCAGGAGCGCATCGTGCGGGAGCTGGAGGCGGCGAAAGGAGAGACGCAGTCGATCAAGGGCCAGCGGCAGCGTTGATCGCTCTCAAGTCAGCGGATGATCTTCTGGCGGATAGCCTCGCCGATGAGGTGGGCCCGGTTCGTGACGTCGAGCCGCTGTCGTGCCGACAGCAGGTGCTTTGCGACAGTCGGGGGAGAGATGCCCAGGATCACCGAAATCTCCCAGTCCGTTTTTCCTTCGGAAGCCCACAGAATGCACTCCCGCTCACGCGGTGTTACCATGCGTTCCATGTCCTTAGGCTTGTGGCGCAACCGAAGGAGGTGACCAATCGCGAAATTGGCGGCGAAAGCGAGCTCGGCGAGTGCGTCGGGATTCAGATCCGCGTGACAAGCTCCAAATGAGACCGCAGCCAAGAGGCCTCCGACGAGATGGATTGGTATGACGTAGCCGGTTCTCAGCCCGAACGCGGCCGCCTCGCCTCCTACCAACTTCACGTCCTCACGCCGCGTCGCGGCTGCATAGGATTCGTCCCAAGTAAACGGATGTCTCTTGCGCTGGAGATGACGCACGACCGGATCACGCAATGCGTAGTGATTCTTGTTGTAGCGTTCGGCCCAGCCCTCGGGAAATTCTTGGAAGAGCACATGAGAAGCAATGTCACGGGGCTTTATCGTCGCGCTCGGAACATGGCCGGCAAATACCCATCTGAATCCCGAGGCAGCCGCCTGTCTGAGCAAGAGCTGCTGGACCGCCGCCTCGTTGTCGGAGTCCTCGATGGACTTTATGAAATTCCAAGCATTAGAGGTGACGAACATTCCTCATGGATCCCGCCATCATTGCGTGGGCACGCGACGCTTTTGCCAAGCCATATCGCCAAGGGCGCTGAATACGGTTGTCTCGGCGAGCAGACAAAGCATGTTCCTCAGGTCGAGATTTTTTCCGGTTGGTCCCGACAGGTTCGAATGTTGGGCCATCGTCAGGTTTGTCGCGAAGTCTAATCGCCGGGCCGACGCAACTTTGGCGGCAATGGTCGTGTGCCGAAATCAACCGTAGTGTGTTGAACGATTTGCCCCGTCCGATTGACCGCGAGGCGGAGCCGGCGGTTCAGATAGAAGAAACTCAGACGGTATTGGCCCTCGTGATCGTCGACTCCGCGTTCGCACAAGCTCGTAATTGCTTGGCTGCGCATCAAGTCTGGGAGATCGGCCGCTGAAACGTTCAGCAATTTGCCCAGCAATTGCGCGTCGACCAGGATATCGCCATCAGTAATTTCAACACGCATGATACTGATCCTTATCGCTTCGGAGCTACCAGATCGCGGCGGGGACGGCTAATCCAGCTTGGAAGATCGCTGGCGGGGAAAGAGTCCCACGAAGCTTGCGAGACGATATCCGATTTCAGTTCACCGGGAGGAACAGCCCGGTCGGTCACGGGCGGAACGCCAACGTCCGACTTCACCATCGCGGCCATCATGCACCTCCTTGCCAATCGCACTAAAAGATATATTCTGGATGTATGTTAATCTGCCTGATGGAAGATTGCAATGACAAACCACGCCGAGAGTCGCATCATTGACGTTGTCGCTCTTGTGATTGTGGTGCTGTGGATTGGCCTGCTCGCCGGCGTGTCGTTCCTGGCGACGCCCGCCAAATTCCTCGCGCCTAGCCTGATGTTACCCGTGGCCCTCGACGTCGGCCGTCACACTTTTGCGATCTTCAACAAAATGGAATGGCTACTGGCGCTCGCCGCGCTGCTTGTTGTTCTGCTTTCCCGGCCGCGGAGTGCAATCGCAAATGCCTGCTGTCCTCGTCGCGCTCCTCGTCGTGCTCCAAGCGGCGTGGTTGCTGCCCGTGCTCGATCGACGCGTCGGGTTGATCATCGCCGGTCTCCAGCCGCCGGCGTCCAACCTGCACAATGTCTATATCGGCATCGAAGTGGCAAAGCTGCTTGGGCTCATTGTCGTCAGCTTCGTGATCGGCCGACGCCTCGCCTACCGATGTTGTTGAAAGCCGCGGTGGATCTCAGGAGGTGGCGCCACCTTCCGCCTTCCGGTAGAACTCGATGTAGATCCGTCCCGCCTCGGTGAAGGTGACATGATGGGGAATTTCAGCCTCGATCACGATCGTCTCGCCGGCGCGTGCCCGCCGCTCGCCCCGGTAAGGCGCCTCGAGTTGAAAGAGCACCTCACCCTCAAGGACATGCAGCAATCCCCATGTGCCGGCTTTCGTCGAATGCGCGGACTGAAGACGGGCAGGCAGCGTCTCGGAAGTAAAATCCGGCGAGCGCCCGTAAGCTTCAAAACCGACCGGTATTTGCAAGGGAATCGTCATCTTACTGCCACTCCGAGCGTCGCTTTGCTTGCTTTGAACCGCGCCTCGTTACGCGGCGCCCTGTCGCTCTGTTGCAACCCACTTCAGAATGGTCTGCACGGCCGTCAATCCAGGATCATGCGCCTTGCGGATAACCGTGAGCATCTGGAACCACAGATCATCGTCGGCGCTATCGATAAATGCCCGGACTGCTCCGGCGACAAAGTCCGCGGTCGCCATCGATGCGTCGGCCGCACGCATCTCGATGGCAATCGCCAGATCGGGGTCCAGCGTATCCAGCACTTGTGCAGCCAGTTCCGGCCGATCCAGTTGAGCAATGAGGGCTCCGAGCATTTGCGTTCCTTCAGCCGATGGGCGGCTATATTTAGCGCCAAACTCATTCGATGCCTGACTGATGATTACGTGAAGATCATCACAGCTACCATCCCGATGACGATCAGGAAAAGCCCGCCAATCAACATCGGCAGGAGCGTGGCCGCCGAAGCCGTCTCCGTGTCCTGCTCCTCGCGACGCCGGTTCTGTTCGTCGCCGTTGTGGTCAGCCATCCCGTCCTCTTTCCGCGCCGCTTCGGGTTCCGACGTCACCCGTCATCGGACTCAGCAGATGCAGCAATCCGTTGAACTTACCCCATCGCCCCGGATTCTCCTGGCGCAATGCCGCGCAGGCGCGTGCTGCGAGGTGGCATGCTGCTTCGGACTGACCTGCGGCAGCGAGGGCCTGAAGGCTCGCGCGCAGAATCTCGCACAGCTCATCGTCTATCGACGAGGAAGCATTCTCGGCTTCCGTTCGACTATCATGGCTCACTATCCCTCTCCATCGGAGATGCCGAGGTGGCGCCTCGCCTCTGGGCTCATCATCTCCGGGGTCCATGATGGCTCATAGGTGAGCTTCACCTCGACAAATTCGATTCCACTGACCGACCATGCTGCGTCCCGCGCGCCATCCTTGAGATAGTTTGTTGCCGGACAGCCGCGTGTCGTCGTTGTCATGGTGATATTGGCGACGCGGCCATCTTCGATCGCGATATCGTAGACGAGGCCGAGGTCGACTATATTGTAGCCAAGCTCTGGATCGATCACGAGCCGCAGCGCTTGCTTGACAGTTGCGGCGATACTCTGCGTTTGCGCCGAGCCCATGTCCTCGCTGGTGCCGGCGGGATCGAGAACGATCGGCGCCCCCGACATGAAATGCTCCATGATGACACCGAGCAGCGCGGGCTTCAGATGTTGCCAGTCGCCGCCGCTTTTCGTGATGGTAATGGAGTCGGCCCCAAAGGAGAGCGCCGTAACGCCGTCGACATTAAACAGCCTGACGGCAAGCGGGGATCGGGCCGCCGCCTTCCGATCGGGGATTTGCAGCGTTCCTTGCGCCATGACCTGGCGGCCAGGTAGGAATTTGAGGCTTGCCGGGTCTGCCGTCGCTTCGGTCTGGATGAACATGTCGCTGTCTCCCGAGAAATCCTTGGGGGTCAGGCGGCGGCAGGCGGCGGTGCGCCGCGAGATCCCCCGATACGCACGAGGATCTTGTAGGTGATGCCGTCGGGCTCAAAACCTCCGTTCCACGCGTGCCCGCGCTTGGCGAGCTCTGGAAGAAGAAATATCGGCTCGCGGCAAAGCAGCGCCGACAGCACTTCGCCGGGCGCCATCTCCTCCGTCGCCGCCAGTATCCTGACCATCGGCTCCGGCGGATCGAGGTCACGATTGTCC contains these protein-coding regions:
- a CDS encoding conserved hypothetical protein (Evidence 4 : Unknown function but conserved in other organisms) — its product is MTIPLQIPVGFEAYGRSPDFTSETLPARLQSAHSTKAGTWGLLHVLEGEVLFQLEAPYRGERRARAGETIVIEAEIPHHVTFTEAGRIYIEFYRKAEGGATS
- a CDS encoding Phenylacetic acid degradation protein paaD; PaaD-like protein involved in Fe-S cluster assembly → MFIQTEATADPASLKFLPGRQVMAQGTLQIPDRKAAARSPLAVRLFNVDGVTALSFGADSITITKSGGDWQHLKPALLGVIMEHFMSGAPIVLDPAGTSEDMGSAQTQSIAATVKQALRLVIDPELGYNIVDLGLVYDIAIEDGRVANITMTTTTRGCPATNYLKDGARDAAWSVSGIEFVEVKLTYEPSWTPEMMSPEARRHLGISDGEG
- a CDS encoding conserved hypothetical protein (Evidence 4 : Unknown function but conserved in other organisms) — translated: MRVEITDGDILVDAQLLGKLLNVSAADLPDLMRSQAITSLCERGVDDHEGQYRLSFFYLNRRLRLAVNRTGQIVQHTTVDFGTRPLPPKLRRPGD
- a CDS encoding conserved hypothetical protein (Evidence 4 : Unknown function but conserved in other organisms), which produces MADHNGDEQNRRREEQDTETASAATLLPMLIGGLFLIVIGMVAVMIFT
- a CDS encoding hypothetical protein (Evidence 5 : Unknown function); translation: MPAVLVALLVVLQAAWLLPVLDRRVGLIIAGLQPPASNLHNVYIGIEVAKLLGLIVVSFVIGRRLAYRCC
- a CDS encoding LuxR family transcriptional regulator, encoding MFVTSNAWNFIKSIEDSDNEAAVQQLLLRQAAASGFRWVFAGHVPSATIKPRDIASHVLFQEFPEGWAERYNKNHYALRDPVVRHLQRKRHPFTWDESYAAATRREDVKLVGGEAAAFGLRTGYVIPIHLVGGLLAAVSFGACHADLNPDALAELAFAANFAIGHLLRLRHKPKDMERMVTPRERECILWASEGKTDWEISVILGISPPTVAKHLLSARQRLDVTNRAHLIGEAIRQKIIR
- a CDS encoding conserved hypothetical protein (Evidence 4 : Unknown function but conserved in other organisms), with translation MLGALIAQLDRPELAAQVLDTLDPDLAIAIEMRAADASMATADFVAGAVRAFIDSADDDLWFQMLTVIRKAHDPGLTAVQTILKWVATERQGAA